In Sulfolobales archaeon, the genomic window AAAGACTCGTCTCGATAGGGGCTGTGAGGGATAGGGATGAGATTAGAAGGCTGCCGATAAGGATCCAGGTTGAGAACCAGGCTGAGGCTGCGAGGATGATGATAAAGAGTGCCTCAGAAGAGCTCCTAGGATCCAAGGGTGTTTTAATAGTCGATACACATCTCCTAATAAGAACCCCGACGGGGTATTGGCCTGGGATACCTCTCCATGTTGCTCAGGAGCTGAAGCCGGATACGATAATAGTTATAGAGGCATCGCCGGAGGAGATTATTGCGAGGCAGGCTAGGGATCCTAGTAGGAGGAGGGCTGACTACTCAGATCCAAAGATCATAGAGGAGATGACTAGAATGAATAGGATGGAAGCACTAGTGGTAGC contains:
- a CDS encoding adenylate kinase encodes the protein MLRHPFPVAIVVGIPGVGKTTLIDLSTKMLREKGYRALVLNYGDYMLKRLVSIGAVRDRDEIRRLPIRIQVENQAEAARMMIKSASEELLGSKGVLIVDTHLLIRTPTGYWPGIPLHVAQELKPDTIIVIEASPEEIIARQARDPSRRRADYSDPKIIEEMTRMNRMEALVVA